tattaaatattaattttattaatgttataatatctgtatatatattaattttgtggtattaattatttgtttttttattgttatgttttctgttctctctttcaattaaaaataaaaaaaatattaattttattaatgttataatatctgtatatatattaatttctattaaacatttaataaaataaatcttggcCTGGGGTTGATGTCATCCAGACTTGCTGTGTTGGGAGGGATTGAAGGACAGCCTTGTGTGTGGTCTACAATCTCTCTTCATTTTTGGCTTTTAAAGTCCTCATTCGCTTGATAAATAAGCCATTATCTAATCTCTTAATAACGCACTGAAGATTTATTCCTTTGTGGCCAGCTGTTGTACTGATTTAGCTGAGGCCAGTGAGAAAGACTGCCATCAGTGCAATAGCTTTCGCCTGCAGTTTACTcctcagatttacatttagtGCTCTACAGATGTAATCAGATTTCTTTGTTTATAGTTTTGTCCATTGTGTAAGTGTATCTCGCTTCTCTCAGAGTGGGCTCTAAGGTTATTATGAGCAAAGACgtacatgtgtttgtgtaaatgtgtttttatgttttaccaCCAGGTGTCACTATAGAGCTCGTGTTGGGATTTGTCCTCCTCAGCAGTGTCACAGTTACCCCACATAGTAGCAGTAAAATTTTGtgatatgcataaataaataatttagttgctctctctgtgtgtgtgtgtgtgtgtgtgtgtgtgtttgtgttttattttcagtagCAGGACCCCAAGAGCTGGTTAGTCCATGTCTCGCCCCAGATTACTCTGGACAGTGGGAGCATGCTGAAGTACTCTACACTGTTAAAGGGCAGAAAGCAGGTATGAAAAATGCTGTCTGCCTGGGTTAGGTTTTTGTATGTTCATTTCTATGTACATTCAGTTTTACTCCCTAAAGttttatcattataatatgatattttagaaataaaaagtataaagtaatatatacatttagtgGTGCTTTCTaaggtaaataataattacagtaataattattattaaataataataatgtaacttgtaactttattttatgttaattacaaaacattttgtgtCAATCATCCATAAAGTAAACAGCATCACATGTGTGTTTGCTCTCTTTTAGGGGAGCCCATCTATGAGACTTGCCTAACAAAAGTGGAAAAGATGATCTACAAACGTGTGAGAAAAATCGAGGGAGTGAAAGACATGGACTTCTACGCATTCTCCTACTACTACGACAGGGCTGTGGATCTGGGCCTCATTGGTATGAGATTGGTTTGATTGCTGTCGTTCGATTTCattcaaacattgtttttcagatttaaGTGAAACAAATAATGAggagacttttttattttactaaattacAAACACTTTCTGTGTCTCTGACGCAGATGAAAGCACAGGGGGGACTGTCAGAGTCAGTGATTACATTGAAGGTGCCAAGAAAGgtaagtgtgtttttgtaattgaaTGTAGTTGTGTTTGTCTGATTTTATTGTGTCAGGATCTGACAAACATCAGTAAATCTTTTTAGAAAGagatctttaatttaaaaaagatttctttccaactttccattcatcaaggaatcctgaaaaaatgatcacgctttccacaaaaatatttataagcacaactgttttcaagattattaatgataataaatgtttcttgagcaccaaatctgaaTGGAATGGAGATAAGTTTCATTACATAAGAATGTTCTTAATTAATTCATCcattagttttttaattaatttcaaatctAGGTATGATCAAGTTGTTTTTGCTAGGTGCCATTTAGGGCATTCAACACTTACACATAGGAATATATTAAAAGGTGAACCACCATTATTATGCCTTCCTTGTCAAACTACAATGATTGTTAAACATTTTGATTGCACTgtactgtttttaacataaatggACAACAATTTTATTAAGAGATGTGATTAactgatgtatttaaaaaaaaaagtatcactttaatgtatttaaaaacattttgaaggatcatgtgacattaaatgttaaaatagaaaacagatatgataattctattaatatttcacaatattactgttttcactgtatttttgattaaataaatgcagcgttggagagcataagagacttcttttaagataaataaataaatatataaaacttgctGTGGGAGAAATTACATGTCATGGTGCCATTATTactcaaatgtaaatgtgtaccttgaatgcagtcactttgaaaaaaacatctgccaaatgcataaatgtaatgtaaatgtacatttaaaaaataatccacTCTGTTTACTTTTGCTTAAAAACAATTCTTGAACTCTCTTCTGCTCCAGTGTGCAATAACATGTCAGCCGGAGGGATAAAGGAGTCTCCGTTCCTGTGTTTGGATCTGACCTACATCTCGGTACTTCTTCAGGAGCTTGACTTCCCGCCTGATAAAGAGCTGAAGGTGTGCTACTCTTGATTTATGATTCCTGACTTAATAGGACTGTGAAATAGTTAGTGTGTGGTGACTTTTGGACACCGTTAACTACAGCAGTATGTGatttatctttaatattttgaagaacaaatGATGCTGTGATTTTGTTTAACCCTATCATTCTGTTTAAATTTCAGCTGGCAAGACAAATAAATAACGTGGAGACTAGCTGGGCCCTCGGTGCCACTTTCTATTGCATAGAGTCATTCCATAAACATGGAACGTgctgaaaacataaaacactctGAACATTTGAACCGCTCCACAACCCAGTAAAGCACTAACTGATTTTAATGCTCTGGGAAAAATATCAACATTGATTGTATTTGCCATTTTGTcattgaatttattcaaaatgtgaGTTTTTATACATACCTCTGACTTTCtgaatgtttctgttttcttACTATTATGTTAAGCTATGTGTGAAGGTTAAATGTATGTACTGGTTTGGGTGTTTACAGCATGTCAGAATCATATTTGTCAGGGTTAAAACTTCTCAAAAACAATAGATTGCCTCAAGCTTGTAACaagaagttattttattttttttatatttaattactttgtAGCTTGTAGATTggtttaatatattacatacagtatgttttaacAAATCATGTACTTGGTATTAAATATTATCTGAACTCAGAGGGAAGAAAAACAGACCAGAGCTGTTACTGTCATGTTCATGTACTTTTACTTGCTGTTTAATGCGGCCGTTATTAGACATaggaaatatgtttatataaaatgccATATAAATACAATTTGAGAATGTTGAAAATTTTGCTCTGTGTGAAGTATTGAGAAAGTGTAATAGCACATAAAGTTCACAAGAAGGTCTTAAAGTGAGACAGCAGGATGTGTTCGCTCTCCCATCACATCTTTCACTGTTCAGACATGCTGCTGTTCTTTCTTGGCACCAGCAGATGTCACGACACTAAAGCCTGCAGGGGGTTGGACAGCCAAAATGTCACAATATATTACTCACGGGATGTTGATTAAGGTTTTTAGAAAGTGTGATTTATTTTCAAATCCATATAGCATTTACAAAATGATTTTCCTTTCCCTCGTCTGTGGACCTGAATAAACATATCTATCTCTGGgaagcataagaaacaaatgatGGGTATCTCAGTGTGGCAGTGGAAGCCATTGTCCATATATTGAAAAGAGTACATTGAAAAAAAAGGAGTATATTGAAAAGATGTCTTTTGCCTGAGAGCACAGCAATTCCTCTTTAAACCCATGAAATAATTGCACTGCATTAAGATAACACTTGAATGATTCATAAAtttgtaaatgtacaaatattaacTGTAATCACTCAATATGCGgccatgaaaatatatattttatttaaagccaCCTTTCGAGACACTCGAGGGCAATTTGCataatataaattcatttaataataattatttaattgtttaaaaatagatataaatcAAGCATGGTTTGTCACTGCTGCCACTGCATGTAAACTCATACTcataaatatattctttaataaatatgcaTACGTGCAGAATTCAGAATTCGCTTTCTAAATCATACTCCTCccactttaaatgttttctattggttGCTCGATGGCTGGTTCCATATACGGCCAGATTCTGGATCTAAATCAATCCGGAATTGTCTCTATCAATAAAAAGTCTGCAAAACTATATAGTAATGGAATCTCGGCTCTTATGAAACGTAAGGAAATGGGTAAATCTttacatgtcatttttattagagtTCAAAGAGGCAATGCTAAACTATTATATAATAGTTGCTGGTCAAAGTTGTTTATACACTAAAACAGCGATTTCGGTCCGTAAACCTGAAGCCAGTTAGCTTTGCAAAGATGATTGACATCTCACGCAGCCTATAAAGACGCAATTACGAAAGCGTCACTGGCCAATAAACAGACAGACTGTAAAGCCCCGCCTACTTTCTCTCCAGTTGACATATAGGGGTGTGTCTCAAAGGGAACAGTGCTTGTGAAGTCCTTGCACACCGCAGCAACCTGTGCGCAACAAGTCAAGAGGTCTAAACTTTCATTATTCGCTTCTTAAACGCGTTGACAACATGTCCAAACCTCTAACCGACCATGAAAAGCGCAAGCAGATCAGTGTTCGGGGTATAGCCGGACTGGGGGATGTTGCCGAAATCAAAAAGAGTTTCAACAGGCATCTTCACTTCACCCTGGTGAAGGACCGCAATGTGGCCACCCCGCGGGATTATTACTTCGCGCTGGCGCACACGGTGCGGGATCACCTGGTGGGCCGCTGGATTCGCACTCAGCAGTATTACTATGAGAAAGACCCAAAGGTACGGATCTCTTCCTTCCCTTTTCTTTGCAGGCAGGAAGCACGAAGTGGCATGTTTGTGCAGTAGTGGGaaacacaaaaatgcatgtaATATCGAATTATCACGTAGGCGTCCTATTTTACATACATTCGTAATTGCCTAATATACATAAATGcgtttttgaataaatgaataaatagtttGATGCTCCCAAATTGCATGACTACAGAATTGTGATACAAGTGACTTCtgttaatattaaatgcataaaccatagtgaatattaatgttaaatataaaatggacagttatatattttattgtgagtcattcattaatttcactgttttatatGGAGAGTTAAAGGCCTGTGTTCGTTGACCTGAACTTGAACTTTGTGTTCTTTGCGTAGACATCCATTGACATGGGGTCAGCTGTTAGTTTGTGCTTCTTGTGGAAAGTGTGATCTGTTTATTGTCACATCAGGCTGTCATTAGTAACTTAAGTATTTTGCAACCCCTTGATCTTCTGTGCTCACTAGGGCAAGGACAGATTACACTATACTGTCAAACCCAGTAGAAGATAACAGGCCTTATCTAATGCATTGACATGATCCATGTGCAGAATCACTCATGGATATTAATAGACTCCTGTAACCTGGGTGGCTGCTTTACTATGATTTGGGAggttatggtgatttttttttttttttttttgagagtaacAAGCTGAAAGTGATTTTTCTTCCGGTCTTTTGTGGTTCCACTAATGTGGCTTGCACTATATAGTCATGTTTCTGTGAAACCTGATGTTACTTGTTTGTTGAAACCATGAAATATACATGTAGGcatgtattttgtgttaaaacaGCCTTATGTGAGAATTTTCTATACTTTAGGCCttttgggatttatttatttgtttattttatagtcCCCGAAAATTGTCCTGTTCTGGAGACAATGTTCTGGGTACTGGCCAAAATTCAGAGAGCTTGACTGCTTTCCAGAGATTTGTGTGCTTTATTTCAGCAGTCATTTgagccagtaaaaaaaaaatggctttttccTTCAGTCTATATCTCTAAATGGAGCCAGATAGCTTTATATGGTAGAACACAACAATAAGTGAAGCATTTCCAAGAACTAGTATCACTCTAGTCAAGCATTAGGCTTGTTGAGGTTCAGACCTTTTGAAATGGCGTGATTAAGCACCATCTCAGCATGTTAAAGTGAagcaagcatttatttattaatgtggtATTCAAATATTGTTCAGTATATATTTGAGGCCTTCAGCAGGCTGTAAACTCCTCGCAGTGCAGACGTCTTATGAATGGACTCTTATGAAAAGTTGATCCCAAGCCAAAGATATCAAATTAAGCATGTTGTACTTGAGCAACCtggaaaaaaagtgtgaaaaaaaaaaagtgacgtgacatacagccaagtatggtgacccatactcagagttcgtgctctgcatttaacccatccaaagtgcacacacacagcagtgaaacacacacacactgcgtacacacccggagcagttgggcagccatttattcgGCGGCACCcgcggagcagttgggggttcggtgccttgctcaagggcacctcagtcgtggtattgctggcccgaggctcgaacccacaaccttagggttaggagtcaaactctataaccactaggccacgacttcctcacAAGCGACATAACCAGAGTATTCGACTTGGTTAAGAGGGAAAtgataatgtgctttttttttttcatttgtcattgCATTACAAATGATTCTATTGATATTTCTGAAATGTAGCAGAATTGTGACAATCAGTTTTTGAGCTCGGTATTTTACTCTCCTGTTCTGCTTTGGAAATGTACTCTtgaaaaaagaacaatatattgGTAGACCATTACTTACGTATTGTTAGACCATTACTTACATAAATTTGCATCTTCTAATCATTGTTGCTTATATTGTCATACTTTTTATGTGGTCTTCTGCCTACATGATCTGCTTCAGATGTCTCTGAACACTCATGCAGTCAGTTTtatctgtgtgttttcttttgcaGCGCATCCACTATCTGTCTCTGGAGTTCTACATGGGCAGAACTCTACAGAACACCATGATAAACCTTGGGCTGCAGAATGCTTGTGATGAGGCCATCTACCAGGTAAAGTGCATCGCCTATGAAAGCAAACTTAATATTCTAGTACAGCATTTGTTGCTTAATTCCAGAACTGGCCCACAGCTCTATTACACAAACATCCTGAATCTTAAGAAACAGCTGATGTTTTTTCCCCTGCTCACCCACAGAGAGCTCATTGAGGATGTAGACCAATTGCTACaggcttagaaaaaaaaaacgttctaaACCCTTCCTTTTCTGAATGTGAAACACTGAAATTGTTGacgtttatgtatgtttttataataagatgctttttttttggacatgatgGTGCTGATCTTCAGCTTGGACTAGATTTGGAAGAGCTGGAGGAGATTGAGGAGGATGCAGGACTGGGAAACGGAGGTCTTGGGCGACTTGCAGGTACCTTTAAAAACAACTCACACCTTCCAGTAGAGTATATGACCCCATCATAATGGGTGTTTGGTGTCTGCTTTCTCTCTCAGCTTGTTTCCTGGACTCCATGGCATCTCTGGGATTGGCGGCATATGGTTATGGCATTCGTTATGAGTTTGGCATCTTCAATCAGAAGATCACCAATGGCTGGCAGGTAAACcaaatttgaaaaatatgttaatatacaaGTTTACTATTACATTATGTGTCGTTAGTAGGAGAAAaagcttctgtgttttcttttgtttttgttttttttatatcaaaaccGTTAACTCTGgaacaactttattttttaggtCGAGGAAGCTGACGATTGGCTGCGTTATGGTAACCCTTGGGAGAAGGCCCGTCCAGAGTACATGCTGCCCGTGCATTTCTATGGCCGAGTGGAGCAGACACATGAGGGACCAAAGTGGGTTGATACCCAGGTCAGTCAGTCTTGATCTATTGCAGTGAATAATAGGTTGTGACGCTAAAATTATTCTGTTCTGATAGAATAGCAGGAGAAAAAAAACGTAgcctaattaaattattaaaatgcagccacatacagatttttaaatgtttttgaataaagactcattgcttaccaaggctgcatttatttgatcaaaataatataaaaacagtaatgttgttatgctgcttaatatttttgtgaaaagtgtgGTCATttgttttaggattctttgatgaatatgaagttcagaagagcagcatttattaaaaattgatattttttgtaatgataaatgtctttactgtcacttttgatcaatttagtgcacccttgctgaataaaagtattaattaagaaaaataatcatactgaccccaaacatttgaatggtagtgtaatggAATGGATTGTTATAATGGTAAAAACAATGcacttattaatttttaaaagatgaACGAGAAAGGAAAGACAAAAGGTTGTGCATCCAATTAAACTTTACTTGCTGCATTAGGCACAAGTTCATCAGTTCATGGAAAtgtttaatatgttaatttttttttaaagatcatttacTTTTATACAGTAAACCATTTTAGCACTGGCCTGGGTTGACAAAAAACCTGGATAAAATTTGTATCCTGAAGCAAAAGCAGttcaagtgtgttttattttttctttataaatgtaatttaaatttgaattcagCTGAATTAAAATCAATTGATTTCTTTTCTTTGGCAGGTGGTGCTTGCGATGCCTTATGACACTCCTGTGCCTGGTTATAAAAACAACACTGTGAATACTATGAGACTGTGGTCTGCCAAAGCTCCTAATGATTTCAACCTGCAAGAATGTGAGTCCACAGAATGATTAGCTCAAATGTgtttatacacactcacacacactcacacacacacacattgagtcCTTATCCAGTATGACACATCTATGTTTTGGTACAATTTCGACTGTAccactaaaattaaatgaaatcctTGGTCCTGGTTTGAATGGAGTTGGAACTTGTTTCCTGGGAAAATGGTTTCTGTGTAGAATACTAAACTAGCATTCTTCTCCAGTGCAGTGCTGCAGCAGCACAGAAACAGGAGAGCAGCTGGCAGCAGGCCAGCATTACCCATAGATACGCCTGCCTTTGAGAGGGTCCTTTGTGATTGTCGGGCCTCAACATTGAATGTCTCATTCTATAATAGACAGTTATGTTTTCACACAGAACCGCACAAGTCATTCCTTAAATTTGATTGATGATTTTGAAATGCTCTCTATTAATTAGTTAATGTTGGAGATTACATCCAGGCTGTACTGGACCGAAACCTGGCCGAGAACATCTCCAGGGTGCTCTACCCCAATGACAATGTAAGTACACCCACCTTTCAATGCTATAAAACACTTGGtgaggtgtctgtgtgtgtgcctgaTGGTGTAAATGTGCAGAGAGATAGAGAACAGAGAGCAAGAATTTGTGATATGTGTATTAGATACTAAAATATCATTTTGAGTGTCATGTGTATATTTAGACTACGTAGATGCTGGTATGCAACATATGCTGTAGCTGTCTGGCATAAGCAGACTGAAAACTCTTATCTTATGCAATAGTGCCACAGATATGTGTAATGAGAAATGAGGAAGTATGAAAACGCAATATGGAGTCCTGAGCAACACAGTTGTCCTGTATGTCATGATACACTAGTGTATATTAATATTGTTCACACAGCTATTGTctaaaacagacagaaaacacaaTGCTTAATTCTATTagaaaaactgacagaaaatgaaatgttttatatttgtaaagcTTTCTGTGTATGCCTTTAATATGAACTCATTTCTTTGTATGTGCATGTGTTAGTTTTTTGAAGGGAAGGAGCTCCGTTTGAAACAGGAGTACTTTGTGGTGGCTGCTACTCTGCAGGACATCATCAGACGCTTTAAATCTTCAAAGTTTGGTTGCAGGGATCCTGTGCGCACCTCATTTGAAGCTTTTTCTGAAAAGGTGATAATACAGTACAATAAATATGTTCAATTGGttgctattttttaattttgagacAAATTTCTTGTTCGATTCAACCTAGTATAATGCTTTCAAAACAACTCTCAGGTGGCAATCCAGTTGAATGATACTCATCCAGCTCTGGCGATTCCTGAACTCATGAGGATCCTGGTGGATATAGAGCGGCTGGACTGGGAAAAGGTGTGATGTTCAGGCTGTCCAACTGTGTGTTAAGATAATGGaataatatttgtgaataattcattTGTCCATAGACATGTATTTACTGGAATTAGTTGATATGGGTGTTTTATGGCACAAATGAAAAGCAAACCAATTCCTTCGTTGTTTTGTTGTTCTGCATTTTTCTACTTAGTCATTCTGACATGAATAATAGATATAGCAATGCTAATGTAAAACAAAGGATTGTTCACAAAGCCAGCCAACTTATAAAACAACAAAGGAAAATGTTTGTATactttttagttttcatttgttgatttcaatttattttatgtaatttttatttttaatagaatttatcAAAAttagtataaatgtgtgtgtgtctacctGGTATTCCCTACATTATAGGGACCAAATGTCctcacaaggatagtaataccagtaaattttaaccttgtggggacatttttttgaTCCCCAATGatgaaacaagcttataaatcatagagaattaagttattttgaaaatctaaaaatgcagaaagttttgtttGAGGGTTAGGGTAAGGGTAGGATAGAAATTACggttatacagtataaaaatcattacatctATGGAATGttcccataaaacatggaaacctgtTTGTGTGTAGGCATGGGAGATCACCACAAAGACTTGCGCATACACAAACCACACAGTGTTACCCGAGGCTCTGGAGCGCTGGCCTATCTACATGTTTGAGAAACTTCTGCCACGACACCTGCAGATCATCTACGAGATCAACCAGCGACATCTGGATGTGAGGATTCTCACTTACTCCACCTCAAGATCCTCATCATGTCGTTTAATGAACTGGTTTGTCTGATCGAGTCTCTGTTGTAGAGAGTTGCTGCGCTGTATCCAGGCGACAGTGATCGTTTGTGCAGGATGTCCCTGATCGAGGAGGGCAATCCAAAGAGGATCAACATGGCTCACCTTTGTGTGGTTGGGTCACACGCTGTTAATGGAGTTGCACGGATTCACTCAGACATTGTCAAAACCACCGTGTGAGTAGAGTGCATTATGCAAGAATATTTGAAAGAGGAATGATGCAAAtgatgtttattacatttataacaaatacaattataatcacaattatttcaagggagctttatatatatatgagttcTGTATAGAAATACTAGTTAGGTCAATTGTATATTGATATGTTAGACATTTAGAACTTGGAGACATTTAAGACATGTTTTGGTGGTTTAATTTAAGGACTTCTGTGACATTGAGCCAGAAAAGTTCCAGAACAAGACAAACGGCATCACACCTCGTCGCTGGCTGCTGCTGTGCAACCCCGGCCTGGCTGACATCATCGCTGAGGTGACCTTCTTAACTAAGTAGCTCTTGCTTGCTCTTCCCCCACAGGTTTTCTTTCCATCTTATGCTTGTTTTTCCTTTCAGAAAATTGGTGAGGAATTCCTGACAGATCTTTTCCAGCTAAGAAAACTGTTGGACTTTGTTGATGATTCAATGTTCATTCGGGATGTGGCCAACGTGAAACAGGTCCACATTtatgttgttgggtttttttttatcttctgtgTTTGGTATTATTGAATTGTGGGagtcttttttttcaaaagtcaaaagttttttgGTGTCATGttcatgctgtttattttttttttaggagaataAGCTGAAGTTTGCAGCGTATCTGGAGAGTGAGTACAAAGTAAATATAAACCCTGAGTCCATCTTTGACATCCAGGTCAAAAGAATCCATGAGTACAAGAGACAACTGCTCAACTGCCTTCATGTCATCACTTTATACAACAGTAAGAATTACATGTgtacacagaaaaacacaggaaCGTGTTCACACTTCTACCTGTCTGAGGACAGAGGAAGTGACCAAAGATGCTACACTTTTATTAATACAAGTTTGTCTTTTACTGATGAAGGTTATTGTATTCAGTTAGATATATAGACAGGGGTGTACATAAGTGGTGCACATAcgcgaccaaaataaaaaatgcactggGTAAATAAGAACAGCTATTAATGCACAATCACAATTTTAGATCACCTAATACTGTTATACTTTATAAGATTTCCATTCAAACTGAatgcataaatctaggctatgtGCTGCTGGTTTAacagcaaaactgtgacatttttattcaCTGATGTGCGTCACTCGATAGCGCTAAAATCAAACTGAatgcataaatctaggctatgtGCTGCTGGTTTGttagaaaatgttgaaaatacctatttaattttttttttaatattaacattgtatttttaagtgtactagaaaataactttttttttaatactttaaaataactaaaaaatatatatatatatatgtatatatatatatatatatatataatatatatatatatatacagtttattattcaaaactgtgacatttttattattttatttaaaaaactaaataaagtgcaataatactattattactgttattcattattttatttattatagttatatttaatgggtctcACTATATGCAGTGTAagcaccaaaccaaatctccaggtgctctCATGAGAACCAGACTAAAAAACCCTGCACCCCTGTATATGTCTCTGCTATATCTGCTTTTTTTGTAgagttgtataaaaaaaaaattgtttatcaGAACTATGTAGGagtttccatttttaaataactctATTAATGAGTgatatttataaatgatgaatattttttttcattctgcacCTTCTAGGGATTAAGAAGGAACCAAACAAGAAGTTTGTTCCCAGGACAGTAATGATTGGAGGAAAGGTATGTGCATTGTTTAATTCAgttcactttttaaattattattgttatcataattattattacagtatatagatATGTAGATAATGGTCATAAGTGCATTTGAAGTATTTTAAAGCTAGGGACCTCAAACCACTagagggcctcagcaaacttaGGGGGGCTACAGGTTGGCTTCAAATGATATgaagttatatataatatgtaatataagatataataaaaaatctaacttaATTGAAAACAAGCTGCTTTTTCATATGAAGGGCCTTCGAATCTTGTGCTGGACAGTGGGAGGCCTTCAaatcaaaaaggttgagaaccactgctttaaaagtTCTAAAAGGTATTTTTTGTGTTGTCCTGCACTGCCTCCTGCAGGCAGCACCAGGCTATCACATGGCAAAGATGATCATTAAACTGTTCACCTCAGTGGGGGAGGTGGTGAATCATGATCCTGTGGTGGGAGACAGACTCAAGGTCATTTTCCTGGAGAACTATAGAGTCTCTTTAGCTGAGAAGGGTGAGTAAACATAAACAACTGTTAACGTATAGccagaaaaatatcaaatatctgaTCAGatgcattatgatttttttcaagataacattaaataattgaactaatatttatttttgctatagttgcattatagtttttttgtttttgttttgtatgtaacCAATTATGCAGATAGTATTTGACTGAATGTGTCGTCATGCTCTGTTCTTCAGTGATCCCTGCTGCCGATCTGTCCGAACAAATCTCCACGGCAGGTACAGAAGCCTCCGGTACAGGAAACATGAAGTTCATGCTTAACGGCGCTCTGACCATCGGCACCATGGATGGTGCTAATGTGGAGATGGCAGAAGAAG
The sequence above is drawn from the Cyprinus carpio isolate SPL01 chromosome A17, ASM1834038v1, whole genome shotgun sequence genome and encodes:
- the LOC109107878 gene encoding glycogen phosphorylase, brain form-like, coding for MSKPLTDHEKRKQISVRGIAGLGDVAEIKKSFNRHLHFTLVKDRNVATPRDYYFALAHTVRDHLVGRWIRTQQYYYEKDPKRIHYLSLEFYMGRTLQNTMINLGLQNACDEAIYQLGLDLEELEEIEEDAGLGNGGLGRLAACFLDSMASLGLAAYGYGIRYEFGIFNQKITNGWQVEEADDWLRYGNPWEKARPEYMLPVHFYGRVEQTHEGPKWVDTQVVLAMPYDTPVPGYKNNTVNTMRLWSAKAPNDFNLQEFNVGDYIQAVLDRNLAENISRVLYPNDNFFEGKELRLKQEYFVVAATLQDIIRRFKSSKFGCRDPVRTSFEAFSEKVAIQLNDTHPALAIPELMRILVDIERLDWEKAWEITTKTCAYTNHTVLPEALERWPIYMFEKLLPRHLQIIYEINQRHLDRVAALYPGDSDRLCRMSLIEEGNPKRINMAHLCVVGSHAVNGVARIHSDIVKTTVFKDFCDIEPEKFQNKTNGITPRRWLLLCNPGLADIIAEKIGEEFLTDLFQLRKLLDFVDDSMFIRDVANVKQENKLKFAAYLESEYKVNINPESIFDIQVKRIHEYKRQLLNCLHVITLYNRIKKEPNKKFVPRTVMIGGKAAPGYHMAKMIIKLFTSVGEVVNHDPVVGDRLKVIFLENYRVSLAEKVIPAADLSEQISTAGTEASGTGNMKFMLNGALTIGTMDGANVEMAEEAGEENLFIFGMRVEDVEAMDKKGYNAREYYERLPELKQVIDQISAGYFSPKEPELFKDMVNMLMNHDRFKVFADYEAYISCQEKVNELYRNPKEWTKKVIRNIAASGKFSSDRTIAEYAREIWGVEPSDVKIPPPNEPRE